In the genome of Pan troglodytes isolate AG18354 chromosome 15, NHGRI_mPanTro3-v2.0_pri, whole genome shotgun sequence, one region contains:
- the GPR135 gene encoding G-protein coupled receptor 135, whose product MEEPPPPRPPASMALLGSQHSGAPSAAGPPGGTSSAATAAVLSFSTVATAAAAALGNLSDASGGGTAAAPGGGGLGGSGAAREAGAAVRRPLGPEAAPLLSHGAAAAAQALVLLLIFLLSSLGNCAVMGVIVKHRQLRTVTNAFILSLSLSDLLTALLCLPAAFLDLFTPPGGSAPAAAAGPWRGFCAASRFFSSCFGIVSTLSVALISLDRYCAIVRPPREKIGRRRALQLLAGAWLTALGFSLPWELLGAPRELAAAQSFHGCLYRTSPDPAQLGAAFSVGLVVACYLLPFLLMCFCHYHICKTVRLSDVRVRPVNTYARVLRFFSEVRTATTVLIMIVFVICCWGPYCFLVLLAAARQAQTVQAPSLLNVVAVWLTWANGAINPVIYAIRNPNISMLLGRNREEGYRTRNVDAFLPSQGPGLQARSRSRLRNRYANRLGACSRMSSSNPASGVAGDVAMWARKNPVVLFCREGPPEPVTAATKQPKSEAGDTSL is encoded by the coding sequence ATGGAGGAGCCGCCGCCGCCCCGCCCACCAGCGAGCATGGCCTTACTGGGCAGCCAGCACTCCGGCGCCCCCTCCGCGGCCGGCCCACCTGGCGGGACTTCCTCCGCGGCCACGGCGGCCGTGCTCTCCTTCAGCACCGTGGCGACCGCGGCGGCCGCGGCGCTGGGGAACCTGAGCGACGCAAGCGGAGGCGGCACAGCTGCCGCTCCCGGTGGCGGCGGCCTTGGCGGGTCCGGGGCAGCGCGGGAGGCGGGGGCGGCGGTGAGGCGGCCGCTAGGCCCGGAGGCGGCGCCGCTGCTGTCGCACGGAGCTGCAGCGGCGGCCCAGGCGCTCGTCCTCCTGCTCATCTTCCTGCTGTCTAGCCTTGGCAACTGCGCGGTGATGGGGGTGATTGTGAAGCACCGGCAGCTCCGCACCGTCACCAACGCCTTCATCCTGTCGCTGTCCCTATCGGATCTGCTCACGGCGCTGCTCTGCCTGCCCGCCGCCTTCCTGGACCTCTTCACGCCGCCCGGGGGTTCGGCGCCTGCCGCCGCCGCGGGGCCCTGGCGCGGCTTCTGCGCCGCCAGCCGCTTCTTCAGCTCGTGCTTCGGCATCGTGTCCACGCTCAGCGTGGCGCTCATCTCGTTGGACCGCTACTGCGCCATCGTGCGGCCGCCGCGGGAGAAGATCGGCCGCCGCCGCGCGCTGCAGCTGCTGGCGGGCGCCTGGCTGACGGCCCTGGGCTTCTCCTTGCCCTGGGAGCTGCTCGGGGCGCCCCGGGAACTCGCGGCGGCGCAGAGCTTCCACGGCTGCCTCTACCGGACCTCCCCGGACCCCGCGCAGCTGGGCGCGGCCTTCAGCGTGGGGCTGGTGGTGGCCTGCTACCTGCTGCCCTTCCTGCTCATGTGCTTCTGCCACTACCACATCTGCAAGACGGTGCGCCTGTCGGACGTGCGCGTGCGGCCGGTGAACACCTACGCGCGCGTGCTGCGCTTCTTCAGCGAGGTGCGCACGGCCACCACCGTCCTCATCATGATCGTCTTCGTCATCTGCTGCTGGGGGCCCTACTGCTTCCTGGTGCTGCTGGCCGCCGCCCGGCAGGCCCAGACCGTGCAGGCCCCCTCGCTCCTCAACGTGGTGGCCGTCTGGCTGACCTGGGCCAATGGGGCCATCAACCCTGTCATCTACGCCATCCGCAATCCCAACATTTCGATGCTCCTAGGGCGCAACCGCGAGGAGGGCTACCGGACTAGGAATGTGGACGCTTTCCTGCCCAGCCAGGGCCCGGGTCTGCAAGCCAGAAGCCGCAGTCGCCTTCGAAACCGCTATGCCAACCGGCTGGGGGCCTGCAGCAGGATGTCCTCTTCCAACCCGGCCAGCGGAGTGGCAGGGGACGTGGCCATGTGGGCCCGCAAAAATCCAGTGGTACTTTTCTGCCGAGAGGGACCACCAGAGCCGGTGACGGCAGCGACCAAACAGCCTAAATCCGAAGCTGGGGATACCAGCCTCTAA